CAGAGACTCGTCTGCCAAAATCATCACCGGCGTGAGTGATGCCCATGGGGAGTCGGACGTATTGGAATCTGCCAAACGGTGTCGAGAAAGTCGTGAGAGCGGACGATTCTTCATCGAGCGGGACTTGATGATAGCCCTTGAGTGCGTCGACAACGGTAAAGAACCGCATACCTTTCGGGATGGTGCGCACGGCCTGGAACGGGGTGGGCGACTCAAAGCGTGGGCGGATGATTTTGTCATTTAGAAAATGGAAATCCACGGTGATCCGGATCCCGCCGCACTTTTTGAGCACTACGACCATTGGGTGAACCCAAGCTGTTGGTTCAGTCACTTTCCGAATGATGCCTTGCTTTTCCTGGAAATCGAGCTCGTCTTTGAGCTTCTGCATGAGTGGGACTGCAACCGGGCGTGATCCGCGCATCGAGACCGGTGTAGCGTCTGCCTTCAGTTCGAAGTGACAAGGCGGGCCTTTCATTGGGCGGCAAACACCGTCGAAAATGACCCGGAAACCGGTCATAAGGTTCTGGAGATCGGCTGCTTTTCGTTCGCCTGTGACGCCTGGCTCGAGCGCCGCGACCGTCATTGGTGCTGGTGGGCGCGAGAGGAGGTGAGGGAAGAGCAGGGATGAACTTGGACTGGTGTCCGTTTCGACGTCTGTGATGGCCGACAAGGCGAGCGTGCTCACACGAGCATGAGGGTATGATTCAGGCAACATACCCAGTTTCTTTTGAGACGATTTGGAGAGCACGGCCTGCTTAAGATCTTGTAGAACGTGAACTGTTGCCGTGATGGGCCGTCTCGAATCATCGTCTGCGTTCCAGTTGAGCGTAGCAGTGAAGGTACCATCGTTCACGATCGGCGATCCTGTGGCGGTCTCTGGAGAGGCGGCTGGTGCGAGTTTGACGCCTTGAAAGGCTCGGCGAAACGTTTCGCGCGGGATGGCGTCGAGTTCAGCCCCTGTGTCCGGCAGGAAGCGCACCTGGGCAGTAGATCCTGAAGAACTTTTCGGAGCGACGAAGATATCGACGAGTTCGGCTGCTGTGACTGCACCGACTGTAGTGGAGTGAACGCTGATTGAGCGTACATCGCCCGACTTCTTGTTCTTCTCTTTGCTGCAGACTGACGAAAAGTGGCCTCTTTTGCCACAAGCGTGACACTCTTTCCCGGATGCCGGACAATCCGCCCTCTTGTGGTGTTCCTTGCTACCACAGTTGAAACAACCACTGACCTTCAATGCGCTACCACGCTTGGCAGCGGACGAGTGTGTATCCGTTTTCGACTCGAATGAAACCTTCTTTTGTTGATTGCtgcttttgttctttttgtacGTGGATTGAGACATCCGCGAGATGGAACTGGCGTCACTACCTTTCAGATTAGCTGACTGTTTGCGAGTAGCTTCCGTGAGGCGCAGCGTCTTCAGGGCATCATCCAATTTCAAAGTGGGCCCTTGCTCTAACAGCTTCCGCCTGTCGTCGTCGCTGCGCACGCCGAATACGAGTTGACCCAGAATTCGGGTGGGTTCACAAGCAGCACAACAGTCGGCACCAAACTCGCACTTGCTGGAGATAGAGCGCAGATCGCATAGCCAGTCATCGATAGCTTCTTTGTCTCGTTGGAAGCGGGACGAGAATTGTTGGCGCCACACATGGCAGTTACGGCCGGCATTGCATCTATCCCGGAGCGCCGTGATGATTTTGTCGGGATCTTGAAGATCGGTGGCCGACATACCGGAAGTAAGGAGCACTGTGAGAGTAGACTTCGACATGCACGACTTGAGGACGTTTGCCTTGTATCGTGGCTGGTCGGCTGCGTCGAGGGCCGTGTTGATGGTGGAGAGCTCGAGGAAAATGTCCCATTGTGCGTGCCAAATCTCAAACGAGTCTTTGTAATCATCCATGTCAAATGGAGGGGCAGTGCCGTAAGGCCGGAAAGGCCTCGTGTTGGCAGCAGCGGGGGCAGCCATTGTAGGACTCCAGAGCCAACCGAAGAAAAAATCCCCGTCGAAAACGTCGATCGGCTCGCTCATACACGGTGGTGATTCGGCGCCTCTAGTGGTGGCGCCGTGAACTAATCTCGTGGTAAGGACGTTGATGAACCGACCGAGCTCACGAATACGAGCGAGACACAAAAGACAGGTAAATTCAACAAGAGTAATTTCGCCAGGCTTGATTCTTTTCAcacacaggaaaaaaaaacagcaaaacgGGCGAAACAAACACGAACAGAAAATGTACACGAGTGGGTGCCCCGTAACACTTGAGTCAACCGGCAAGAGTGGCTAGCGAACGTTGAACGATTGCCAACGGCACAAAAACggaaactgcatcaaatttacggGCACTTTTCGGAGAACTTTAGTTCGAAAATTCCAACTGCGCCATGTAATGACGTGAGAAACAAGCAAGTCGTTGTATACACGCCAGTGTATTAAACTGAGTCGAGTGAAGGCGAGACCTTCGCAGAAAGACAACTAAATGGCGACTGAGGGGTGAAACAGAGCTGCGGGGGTAAGACGGAAGGGTGCGGGGTTGCAACACATTACAGTTTTCTCGGGCCATAGTCGCCATCTAGTTTAGAATGAAATAATGAATCGTCATTGATACTGAGTGTTAGAGGATAgctaaataattaaataacaaaTTCATGAGTAACTTTGTTCATAATTAGTACTAACCTGATTCTGTAAATTTCTCATTCTGGATCTTTTTGTGCTAGGACCATTTCTcagttctctctttttctctttactcCGTTTAGTCCTTTCAGCCATTTGTTcctgaaaaataatttatggTTATCGTATCAAATATAAATGTACAATACTTGCTTGCTTCATACTTTTATGTAATTAGGGAACTTTTGCCCAACCACAATGCTATTTGATTTGTACTTTTGTTGTGAAAGGATCTCTCCAGTTTCAATCACATCATGCTCCATGTCATCATCATAAAATTCATCTTCCATCCTCACATCATTCTCTTCGATCATTCCTAAATGATTTAATTAAACTATCGTGACATTTTAGCTGACGGTAACATTTGAAATATCAAGTATTTTTACATACATACCTTTTACGATGATTGAGCTAGTTCCAAAGCTTCAGTTAATTGGTAATAATGTGTTAATGTCTCAACCCCCTTAAACAATGCCTTTgaagttgattttgttttgaacgTGTTAAACTTAATGTTTTAACTTGCTTTCCCAATTTTTAATCGCCgggaaaattttttcaaatcgttGAAAAAGAGTCTGCTATTGACAGTGCCAAAGATTTAAAATGGTGCCATTGAGGGCAGCACGCGTAGCGGTGTCTAgacaacacagtcttcatctGTCCACGGAAACAGATCCGTTTAGATTGTCGGTCAAAAACGGATCCTCCAAGTGGTGGGGAACGGAATTGTTTCCGATCACTCTGCGTACGGCTTATTCCGATTTGTTTCCGTTCAACATAGTCTCCGTggcgggcgttccaattttgtttgattgtttagcTATGTTGTCATTAtctacgtttattgtttttgtttttttctttttatttggttttaaagttagttgtatttgtgtttgtatttttaaaatctatatatatgtttaaaaagaataaacttttttaatgaaaaaaaattgctgtatttcattttttttgaaccacgaaacaaattttacattagagcagaagtaagaatatattattatttgataggtaatattaatgaatttcttaccatttaacgaattttatttaggattagtgaaatgcataaaatttttacagtgttactcagccaaagctttaaatttgcattcagtgtgttggctgcgttttccatccacgttgggaagtacacttttttattaagaaggtaatctattgtggcattgtaaaaaaattaacacaattatcaaacaggtaacttatctccaaaaattttaatgttatagccctgacatcactcttttattttcccttttccaggtatcggaatcccactaggttgaccggggcaacaaccaacaattgaatagtcaattagaaagcaaccttctaagcctagaatcaataactaagaataaaccattaaagctaattaggtatttttcaatgtaaaaatgtaattaaataatcaaataatcaaacaatttgttcgtgtcactcttcactcattgaatttgctttatgttgtttaggaataaaacacttgctgcttactctttaaaacacattgagtttttatttaaaatgtacttgtgtttacatgcattcttggtaatttaaaacgttggaataataataatgagaagttagaattcaaatttgaattacgcgcgtcatcaaaatggccgccgcaatggatgccgggaaggggccaagaggggtacattttattggaatttgt
The DNA window shown above is from Daphnia magna isolate NIES linkage group LG9, ASM2063170v1.1, whole genome shotgun sequence and carries:
- the LOC123475936 gene encoding uncharacterized protein LOC123475936 — encoded protein: MIEENDVRMEDEFYDDDMEHDVIETGEILSQQKYKSNSIVVGQKFPNYIKEQMAERTKRSKEKKRELRNGPSTKRSRMRNLQNQMATMARENCNVLQPRTLPSYPRSSVSPLSRHLVVFLRRIKPGEITLVEFTCLLCLARIRELGRFINVLTTRLVHGATTRGAESPPCMSEPIDVFDGDFFFGWLWSPTMAAPAAANTRPFRPYGTAPPFDMDDYKDSFEIWHAQWDIFLELSTINTALDAADQPRYKANVLKSCMSKSTLTVLLTSGMSATDLQDPDKIITALRDRCNAGRNCHVWRQQFSSRFQRDKEAIDDWLCDLRSISSKCEFGADCCAACEPTRILGQLVFGVRSDDDRRKLLEQGPTLKLDDALKTLRLTEATRKQSANLKGSDASSISRMSQSTYKKNKSSNQQKKVSFESKTDTHSSAAKRGSALKVSGCFNCGSKEHHKRADCPASGKECHACGKRGHFSSVCSKEKNKKSGDVRSISVHSTTVGAVTAAELVDIFVAPKSSSGSTAQVRFLPDTGAELDAIPRETFRRAFQGVKLAPAASPETATGSPIVNDGTFTATLNWNADDDSRRPITATVHVLQDLKQAVLSKSSQKKLGMLPESYPHARVSTLALSAITDVETDTSPSSSLLFPHLLSRPPAPMTVAALEPGVTGERKAADLQNLMTGFRVIFDGVCRPMKGPPCHFELKADATPVSMRGSRPVAVPLMQKLKDELDFQEKQGIIRKVTEPTAWVHPMVVVLKKCGGIRITVDFHFLNDKIIRPRFESPTPFQAVRTIPKGMRFFTVVDALKGYHQVPLDEESSALTTFSTPFGRFQYVRLPMGITHAGDDFGRRVSDVFDDIPNTRRVVEDILIFSSTYEEHVEAVRQVFTRAKEHSISLNPRKVIFAESSVPFGGFIVDAEGFRPDPALLGAISQFPTPLNITDLRAFFGLCQQLGNFSHDIASALVPLSPLLKKGLIFEWTSTHDDAFKAARAALSAHHSLAFYDPDLPTSLHVDASRLNGLGFLLKQQSADAKWMVVQAGSRFLSSAESRYAMIELECLAAAWGMHKCRQFLEGLPSFELVTDHKPLIPILNNYALDKLDNPRLLRLRLKMQRYAFTARWILGKENRDSDALSRAPIAAATSQDELAEGASFVSPRITMLCAIDGSDPTVIDPVLEKVKAAAATDPVMKELREVILSGFPNEKCNLSLALRPFWRVRHHLAVDGEDGMIVMGARVVIPKALQGDLLRDLLKMHQGTTKLRQRARLSVFWPNMDAEIVNLAGACEECTSSLPSHPPEPLRPHEPASRPFEQIHADLCQLNGRHFLIQVDAFSGWPHVVYFPDAHISAKKVINAVRELFINIGVPVKYWNGESHSECRLLIFPSLTASRKPE